In one Myripristis murdjan chromosome 5, fMyrMur1.1, whole genome shotgun sequence genomic region, the following are encoded:
- the endou gene encoding uridylate-specific endoribonuclease A, with amino-acid sequence MKFVVVFALWGTLFCQGYSNSLDSCQGRCDYGTDSNYSCQCNPSCERFKDCCSDYAQFCKEGSTSCKGRCDEKYNPDNKCHCNSKCSQHNNCCSDYADLCDDSGGGGSVITDAELKALSESLYALDSNKASASQLVIDPQALVPDSETNAQTDLSSRPLFRYLDEDALFSKPTYAAFLAVLDNYQRMTGQTEDFSPQQLAEQEAFVRETMSNTELGRELFAFLYTKGRYASEEEFIQDLKMMWFGLYSRYNNKMDSSGFEHIFAGEVKGGKVSGFHNWIQFYLLEKKGLLNYYSHSFDGPWNTYPDVLGMQFKWDGYFKQVGSAIIGCSPEFDFAVYSLCYITRPGKLCRLSLGGKELAIQTYTWDKSFYGDRKKYIASAFPSTPRN; translated from the exons AtgaagtttgttgttgtttttgcactttgggggacCCTGTTCTGCCAGGGATACAGCA ACAGTCTAGACTCCTGTCAGGGTCGCTGTGATTATGGAACAGACAGCAACTACTCCTGTCAGTGTAACCCGTCCTGCGAGCGCTTCAAGGACTGCTGCTCAGACTACGCTCAGTTTTGTAAAG AAGGATCCACGTCCTGTAAGGGCCGATGTGATGAGAAATACAATCCTGACAACAAGTGCCACTGCAACTCCAAGTGCTCCCAACACAACAACTGCTGCAGCGACTATGCAGACCTCT GTGAtgacagtggtggtggtggtagtgtgatcaCTGATGCTGAGCTCAAGGCCCTCTCTGAGAGTCTTTACGCTCTGGACTCAAACAAGGCTTCAGCCTCCCAGCTGGTCATTGACCCTCAGGCCTTGGTGCCCGACTCTGAGACAAACGCCCAGACAGATCTCTCGTCTCGCCC CTTGTTCCGCTACCTGGATGAGGATGCTTTGTTCTCCAAGCCCACCTATGCTGCTTTCTTGGCTGTACTGGACAACTACCAGAGGATGACTGGGCAGACAGAGGACTTCAGCCCCCAGCAGCTGGCTGAGCAGGAAGCCTTTGTCAGGGAGACCATGTCCAACACCGAGCTGGGCAGAGAGCTCTTCGCCTTCCTCTACACCAAGG GTCGCTATGCATCAGAGGAAGAGTTCATTCAGGACCTGAAAATGATGTGGTTTGGTCTCTACTCCcgttacaacaacaaaatggactCCAGCGGCTTTGAGCACATCTTTGCAG GAGAAGTCAAGGGCGGCAAGGTGTCAGGTTTCCACAACTGGATCCAGTTCTATCTTCTGGAGAAAAAAGGCCTGCTCAACTACTACAGCCACAGCTTTGATGGCCCT TGGAATACCTACCCTGATGTTCTGGGGATGCAGTTCAAGTGGGATGGCTACTTCAAGCAGGTCGGTTCTGCTATCATTGGTTGCAGTCCTGAGTTTGACTTTGCTGTCTACAGCCTCTGCTACATCACTCGCCCTGGAAAACT GTGTCGTCTGAGTCTGGGAGGAAAGGAGCTGGCAATCCAGACTTACACCTGGGATAAATCTTTCTATGGTGATCGGAAGAAGTACATTGCCTCTGCTTTCCCTTCCACTCCCAGGAACTGA
- the tsfm gene encoding elongation factor Ts, mitochondrial has translation MSLSFFFRAIRTEVSKVSVGQHVHSLHTSCQLLAADKALLMKLRKSTGYTFTNCKKALEKFDNDIKQAESWLHEQAQKEGWSKANKLEGRKAKEGLIGLFVGDKAAVMVEVNCETDFVARNEKFHQLVKDVAFATLAHNQNKIKSQTGYMKSLLTGDELSKLSVAEGASLADHVALTIGRLGENMAVKRAVTVGVPAEWHIGSYVHGGVAGQTDVLMGRYGALVVFQGGKEGAQEVLGRKLGQHIVGEAPLSLGNMDDLPCGESETRLLPQTFLPDPSRTVAQFLRGQEARVLDFVRFQCGETASEGAE, from the exons ATGTCGTTAAGCTTCTTTTTCAGAGCAATTAGGACAGAAGTTTCAAAG GTCAGTGTTGGCCAGCATGTTCATTCCTTACACACAAGCTGCCAGCTTCTGGCTGCTGATAAAGCCCTCCTGATGAAACTACGGAAAAGCACCGGCTACACCTTCACTAACTGCAAGAAAGCCCTGGAGAAGTTTGACAATGACATAAAACAG GCAGAGTCCTGGCTGCATGAGCAGGCCCAGAAGGAGGGCTGGAGCAAAGCAAACAAGCTTGAGGGCCGGAAGGCTAAAGAGGGTCTGATTGGCCTGTTTGTTGGAGATAAAGCTGCAGTTATGGTGGAG GTTAACTGTGAGACAGACTTTGTTGCCCGTAACGAGAAGTTCCACCAGCTGGTGAAGGACGTGGCGTTTGCCACCTTGGCtcacaaccaaaataaaatcaaaagccAGACAGGATATATGAAG AGTTTGCTTACAGGTGATGAATTATCTAAACTCAGTGTGGCTGAAGGAGCTTCACTGGCTGACCATGTGGCCCTCACAATAG gtCGTCTGGGTGAGAACATGGCGGTGAAGCGGGCGGTGACAGTGGGTGTTCCTGCTGAGTGGCACATCGGCTCATATGTGCATGGCGGTGTGGCTGGCCAGACCGACGTGCTCATGGGGCGGTATGGTGCCTTGGTGGTATTCCAGGGTGGAAAGGAGGGAGCTCAAGAGGTTTTAGGACGCAAGCTGGGACAACACATTGTGGGAGAGGCGCCTCTGTCCCTGGGCAACATGGATGACCTGCCCTGCGGTGAGAGTGAGACACGCTTGCTGCCCCAGACCTTCCTACCAGACCCCAGCAGGACGGTGGCACAGTTCCTCAGGGGACAAGAGGCCCGAGTGCTGGACTTTGTCCGATTTCAGTGTGGCGAGACAGCCAGTGAAGGAGCAGAATGA